The genomic interval AGCATGTTTTTTTGATATGGCATGGCAGGTATTATCATATGTCATGACGGGCTAATTTTGTCTCATAGGCCCTGGTTTAGGCATCTCTCAACACAACTAAACAGGAAACTATATAATTTCTTTCATCCATTATATAGGTTGTCATTCATTGATCTTGCATCAGAAGACGCAATGATACCAGCTCACCTTTCCTTAGCTCTTCTCGCTTTCTTGCTGCATCCTCCCTCTGCTTTTTGATAATGGCCAACCTGGCAAGGTCTGCCCTGGCCTGGTCCGTCTTCCCTTCTAGATGCAGCTTCATGTATCGCTCCTTAGCCTTCTGCTTCTCAATCTCCTCCCTACACAGGGAAACACAGCGTATATAACGcaacaacaattttttttgacTCTGAGGTTCTCAAGTGTATGCTATCCAACATACCTTTCTCGACGTGAGAGCTCTTTAGGTGCGTTGACATCTATTTCCACAACCTTCTTGCTTTTATGGGCGGTCCTGTTCGGGTTCTCGATTTCAATAAGTCCTTCTACACCTTTCCTTTTAGGTTGCTTAGAGAAGAAATCAAATCATTAGTTAATTAAAAAACTTCATAAATCAGAAACATCCTCTGCAGCACCATCACTTATAAAACAATTGCCCTACTAGAACAAATAACCATAACATAATGTGtgttaaagggaaagttcactcacaaatgaaatttttcataatttgCCCTCATATCATTCAAAACTCATAAgaattttcagaaaacaagatatTGAAGATATATGAATATGAAGAGGTTTCGATATTCTCTCATTTTTGTCTGCCATTAAAAACCCAAGCAAAAGTTCACAcattaaaaagtacaaaaagacATTGCGAAATTAAACCATTTGAAATGAGCAGTTTAATTCAAGCCTTCTGAAGAAATACAatcactttaatttaatttagacttttattcatgTATAAACATTAAGCAATGCACATATATAGAGCATATCAAATATGGTACACagaagcttaaagggttagttcacccaaaatcaccctcatgctgtttcacacccgtaagacctttgttaatcttcagaacacaaattaagatatttttgttgaaatccgatggctcaatgaggcctccatagccagcaatgacatttcctctctcaagatccattaatgtactaaaaacatattttggtttgacacgcgatccgaatcatgattcgacaccatctgattcattatgctccgaagcttcctgaagcagtgttttgaaatcggccatcactatacaagtcgttattttgtttttttggcgcaccaaaaatattctcgtcgctttataatattaatattgaaccactgtactcacatgaactgatttaaatatgtttttagtacattaatggatcttgagagaggaaatgtcattgctggctatggaggcctcactgagccatcgaatttcaacaaaaatatcttaatttgtgttccgaagattaacgaaggtcttacgggtgtggaacaccattagggtgagtaataaattacattattttcatttttgggtgaactaaccctttaaacgtATTTACTTGACGTGAGAacaacctcattggttcttgcgcgTCAagacacgtttgagcttctgtttaccatatttgatgtgctctatgtatgtgtgttgatcaatgtttataggtgaataaaagcctaaataaaatctgtttaacttataaagtgattgagtctcttcacttggattaaaccgctcGTTTCATATAGATTTAGCtaacaatgtctttatgaacattttgaagcgtCAACGTTTTGTTTGTGTGGATATTCAATGGAGGGAAAGAAATCTCTTGGgttcaattaaaaatatcttcatttttttttttttttgtagaacgagtggagtaaatgacagaattttcatttttggggagaactatccctttaagtgaatttaattaaaaactcaTACTTCATCGTCACTGCTGCTCTCCTCTTCAGATTCTGATGAACTTCCACGTTCAGCACCTTCATTCGCCTCCTACACAAAAAACAATCACAGTTTCCATTATACTAACGGATGCTGAGCAAACGTCACCTTCAGGACTGTGGCAACTAAATGTAAGTGACAGAGGATGAACACTTATACACTCACCAGTTCCCTCTGAGCTTTCATCTGCCGATCAATCTCCTCAGGGTTGCTGAACTGTTTCCCACGGCCCTTATGGCCCTTTCTGCCTAAGGTAGTGGGCaaggtaaagaaaaaaaaatatatatattaaaaacactaaGAGGCGATTATAATATATGGAGATATTTAATGCCATAATTAGGCTAAGCATGAACAAGAGTCGACGGTGAAATTGTCGACTTATCGGACAATCACATGTGACTGCACTGGACCAGCATGGCCTGAGTTTATACTAGCGTACATGCTTCTTTTTCCACCGTGATTTGCACATTATAGAGACGCTGTAACCACTAACGGCATCCCCTAAGGGCCTTATATTCACCGTAAACTTCATATTTCCCTTTCAtaagtgttatttatttgaatactGGCTCTGGTGGTATGTTTGAAAAGGTAAAATAGCGATCAGACAGGCGCATGATACTCACCTCCTCTTGGCATCGTGGAAACACTCTGTGACGATGAAAGCCCTCAAAGGAAAAAGATTATTTCTGGTCCTAAAATTGAATATACCCTTAAGAATTGAATAGCTTTAATATGTTCTGTCTgcttctaaaaaaaattttattttaaagttaaatatgACGCAACCTCGTCGACTCAAACTGATACCGCTGAAAGCACTATTCTGCCGCTTCCTGAGAACGACGTCAACGACTTTACTGTTGATGATTGAATACTGGGTTGGCCAATCAAAatccaaaattattttctacgACAGAGGCAGTTAGCCAATGCGATGTAATGTAATATTCGTATATTTTATTGGATTTCTCATTCTATGCAGTGTTATATTAGTATTATCTTTACAccgttatagtatttattaatattttgaagtaacttttgtttttattttcagttttcattttaattttagtttgttttagtcatgtgcttttttttttaactgttatttgccaaggcaatatttctaattttcgttttaacttttttttttttttttttttttttttaagtttaaagggatagttcacccaaaaattatgtcatcatttactcaccctcaagttgttccaatcCTGTACGAATTTCTTTGtcttgctgaacacaaagaaaagatattttgaagaatgtttggaaTCAAACAGAACacctttgacttccatagtataaaaaaaaaaatactatgggaGTCAATGGTGCcctgtcaactgtttggttactgacattcttcaaaatacgtatcttcctttgtgttcagcaaaacaaagaaattcatacaggtttggaactacttgagggtgagtaaattatgacagaatatatatatatatatatatatatatatatatatatatatatatatatatgaatgtataGCACATAAAACCAACAAATTTATCCTCATGTGATTCagaacccataagacttttgttcatcttcagaaaacaatgGTTAACAATTAGTTAGCAATAACACTAATTCTAAGTAGATTCAACTCtaatttacaaaatgtattatatatacgAATGTATATCACataaaaccaacatgaatataaaaataacatttctaagAATGTGGCACATATTTTAAACAAGATTTCTCCTTATTATTATCCTTTTTTCTCATTGACCCAAAGTGGTTTTGTTGATTGTGGAAttattttgtgtaatttatatccagGAGTTAGTAATTAGGAAAACCTGAACACACTCGCACACAGTACAAGACACAAATTTTATTAACACATATaactaaaaaaatgaattgaatgTGAACTTCACTCTCTTAAGCTCTCTCCACTGTTTATCTTTTAAGATTGATTGCCACAATCACCATGATTTTTCTGCTGTGAGTCTTTGTGTTTCTTTTGGTTAAGACAAAAGAATGTTGCAAGAGCAAGAAATAGTCCAGCGATGATCAGCTCTCCTCCAGCCATGTAAAAAATCAGTTCATAGTTCTTGTACTTGTCCACCAAATTACCTGTGGGGAAAAAATTCATGAaggaaaaatgttaattaaatttaCCAACAGATCATAAAAACAACCATTTTATAGCTGATGATTCAGTTAAATGCATGTTTTCATCATAACTCACCAGCAGAGGGTGGTCCGATCAGCACCGCCACTGCCTCAATGAGGAGCACTAGGCCAAGGGCACTGGAAAAACTGCTTGTTCCCACAATACTCATCAGCACTTCAAATTGTAGAGCACCCACCATGCCATAAGACAGCCCGAAGAACACACAAAAGATAACAAGTCCCTTATAGTCTGTGCTTTTAGCTGAACAAACATCTGTTAGGCCATTGAAGAGCAAGGCCAGGCTGAAGAAATAAGGCATCTTGGGTCGAATCCATTTTAAACCGGCCAATAAGCCACATGTGGGACGAGCAAAGATGTCAATAAATCCTATAATAGACAACAAAAATGCAGCATCCTGGTCAGGCACTCCTTGGTCCTTAGCGTAGTTGACTAAGAGAATGGTTGGAACAAATAGGCCGAGGACAACTATAAATTTTGCAATGATATAAATAATAAGCCCTCTGTTACAAAGTACACTGAAGTCCAAAAGCTTCTTTTTAGTGGGctttttatcattattgttttcaCAAATGATATTCTCTTGTCCAGCCTCAGGAGGCAGCATTTCCTTGAGCTCTAGGGAACAGGCTATTGCTGTCCTTTTTTTACGTTGCAGGGGTCTCATTACAGCTGCACAGGTGCAACAGTTGAGCAGAAGACCACCGGTAATGAGAAAGCCTCCTCTCCATCCATACCGGTTGAGCAGCTCTTGTCCTAATGGAGAAAGAACAGACAGAAATACAGGACTTCCAGCTGCCGCCAGTCCATTGGCAAGTGGTCTGCGTTTGTCAAAATAAGTCCCCAGCATAATCAGTGATGGTTGGAAGTTCAAAGCCAGTCCAAGACCtttaaagagagaaagacattattcattcaaaaaatggATGCAACTACACTGACATTAAGAACTTCCagacatgtttttatataagtattttcttttataatCAAAGCTTTGTCATGTTTGTAGCAATATTAATACACCCAATGTACGGTTTTGCTTTGACTTCATTTGgcaaaatgaattataataaCAGGTAATACATAGTCAATATTAACTtaacaattattaattttatcaaaatgttacaaatatCACACTCACATTCATGctcttccacagaagaaagaaagttatacaggtttggaatgtcaAGAGTATGTCAATTTTTCATATTTCAGCAATATTACCTGTGCTGATATTCAGACTAACAGCACGATTGCTATTTCtcaatttgataaaaaaaaaaggtcaatgctgagtaacttacattttagagaCATATTTAAAGACATATTACCTgttactaggggtgtaacaatatattgtgtcacaatatatcgcaatacaaaaatgcaacaaaatgtatcgtggatagtgacaatatgttTTGTGTAGTTCAATCAATATTCGAGGGTCCTGATAATACCAAATGCcttatgttaccagtaaaaagtcctttgcattgggttaccagcaccaagtccaagcctattcatttccacccccactgtaataccaaatttagtattttaattaacagtacatttttgttaaccttttaccatatgtcttggagTATTGCAATTTGTATCaaatcgtgacatgagggtattgttacacccctaccaGTTACTATTTTTTGCTTCACCAAAGAAAATAGttcaaacaaatcaaaacaaaatcaaccaCCGAGCAACACACAGAAGATGTTTTAGTCCTGAATTAATCAATGTATATGAATGAATTGGTTGAATaaacgattcaatgactcactcataaagacacaTTTGGCCACCTGTAACGTGCTGAAAGAGTCACTGAAAACTCCCCACAGGgtacaaacatttacaaaaagtaAATTTGAATACTGTAAATAACTGTTTAtagaattataataattaatctCAAATATCTTTTAGTTACCTGTCATGACACCCGCAGTGAGGTAAAGCTGGATGATGTTAGTAGTGAAAGATGCACATATCATCCCTCCTGAAGCTAGTAATCCTCCAACCAACATGACGGGCCGGCATCCAAATTTATTAACCATGATGCTAGAGACTGGACCtggataaaatgaaaataaatatattgaaatacttttataaaaatCTTAAAGATTTTATAAATCTGACAACATTCAATTTACAGTATCTTGTACCTGAACCATAGAGCATTGCTAATAATATAGAAGAAATCCAGGCTGTGTCTCTGTATCCACAGCCAAAGTCTTGCATCagttctttaaaataaacacttatagCTTTTGGGAAGGCATACGAGAAGCCAGTGATGACAAAACCTCCCAGCAGAACGATCCAGCCCCAGCCGCCATCTGGGGCaccttctgtctctctcacctCTACAGTAATTCCCATAGTTGCTCAGGCCTCCAAAAGAGAAGACAAAACCTTTTCAATATACTTATATTATCTGGATTGAATTATAGGATCAAAACACTTTTTCAGAACGAAGCAGTAAATATCTGTGAACAGTTTCTATGCACTACTGAACATGTGCTGCTTTTCAACCCCACATTATACAGAGGAAGTTAGTTTACGAGCACAAGCCACATTTCCCTACACCCCCAGGAAGTACAGTCATAAGTCGACTTGCTCATTAAGTGACTGACACTCACTTTTCACCCAATGTGTACCATACAGCAGCGTGTTATGTGTAATGTCTCATATTTAGTCATTCTTATCAAGCATCTATAtactaggttttttttttcttccacccACTGATTTCTGTTACAATTGATTGAATCCTTACTGCTCTCAAATGCCAGTCTCTGGTTACACCTCAGATTTTATTCTTGCTTGTATTTTGCATATACAGACAAAATGTATGGGAATGTAATATGAATAATTTAACAGGATACATTATTTGTACAATGAGGAGGGAGTACATTCAGGGTATGgacatatttgttttctttaaaaatattttttacccaaCTTTTGTGCATTAACATAATATAATCTGATTCAGAATCTCTAAATTTTGACATAAACAGACATCTGACAGATTCCAATTGGGACAGACTTTTAAAATGACtgctttaaatgttttcattactgaaatTCATCtttactgttttaaatgtgaatcTAGACATGAATGTCTATATACTATAATATGCTTTTCACTATAACACTACAGTGTTTTACAGAATCTCTTAAATTAgttaaattactaaaaaatttgtacatttttaggCATGCAAACGTTTTAAAACTGGACAGTTTTTGTAAACATGTCTAAATGCAACATCTCACAATTAATGAAACCACTAGAATGAGTGGTCATAAGGGAAAGTGGAATCCtccagattattaaaatatcacCCTGAGAACaattttttgattgtttttaagcCACTCGAAACACAAGTAAATGTCTTACCTTGCTTTTGATATGGCAGCAAATCAAGTAGCTGTATACCTGGCCTTCTTAATAAACATAATGTATGTAAAGTAGGTATGTAAGGTCTTATGTTATCAAGCAAGTAAGACTGCACTGTACATATGAATGAATTTAAAGGATaatctgctaaaaaaaaaaaaaaaaacttctggtGGACCTCCTTCCTTTTCTCGAACTTCCAACTAATCATCTGTAATACCCACAAAATCTCTTATTTGTAGGAAATGAGGTGAAATTCCCGGACAGCACAAGTGGTATTACAGCACTCTTATTTGGCTGTTTACTTGTTGACATCAGTACAGTGACTTAAACAAAGTATTTTCATCCTAAAAAACAACACAGAGTCATTACACCGATGTAAGTAGTTTAGTTCTGTAGTGAAAACTAAATGCGATACAATAGCAAGTGTTATTTTTTTGGCTTAGAAATATGGagtttacaagaaaatattatGTGAAATGTTTGTTTCAATAAGGTCCAATTGAGAGAAGTCcaattaaataaaagaaaaactagGAAATAATGCAAGTAACACTGTAGCATAAAATCAGTACTCAGATACTTATTCAtgtcaattttttaaatatgttaagggagagaaaacaaaaaaacaaccttAGCCGTGTAATACGTGCCTCACACTCCATAAGAAAATCCTCTTAAATCTGCATGTACATGTTTAAACCTTTACAGCTCTTGGCTAATCTTACTGTGGAACCAAAGAAAGAGTGTGATTGTGTCCTGTGATTTGAATACACATTCAGATCTACACATGCAGAAAGGTTTTGGGGCTGTCACTTACTGGGGCCACAGGAATGAAGATTTGGTATTAATGGCTATAAGAATGACAAGTTATTGTATTCTAAACATAATGAGTGACCTTTagatgctttttatgtcatcTGAAATAACTTAGTTGAATTCAACAGCATGTTTCTATGACAATGGTACTTTTGAGGGCACTTTCTTTAAAACACAGTATGTTTTACggcaaaataaacatgtaaaaatGAGCTTACATAAAGATTTTATGAAATTACATTAGCCTAAATATCTTTGTTTAGTCATATAATTGGCAAAGAAAcagcaatttaaaaaatttttttttaaatatacaaagtgataaaaatgttttttttttttttttttttttttacagtattaacgtttttaaatcaatataacTGATATTTAAACATTGTCTTAGAATAGTTCTAATTTCATTGAAAAATCCCTACATTGTATACACACAAttaaagagaagagaagagtgAATCGCCTTTATTTCCTTCCatcatttctttcttctactCATATTTTCAAGTTCCTTCTGTATTAGATGTGTTTCTGCTGTTGATTCTGAAAGCTAAAGAAAATATGTTAAATCACTTTGCGCAAGAGAATTTTGCCAACATGTCATTTATagaatatcatttttattattagattTAGTCTATATATTTTTCAAGCCATGGTGGCTTTCAGCATTATATTCATTCAACACTCACCATATCAAGAAGAACCTCAATCTTTAGCCTAAGCAGATTATTCTCCTCCTCTAACTGTAGATTCCTCTTCTTCAGTCGCTGTACCTCTCTTCCAGATACATTACCTCCTGACTCTGTGATTGACATAAAGACATTCATTACATTCTTTAAACAGGCAACTAACTGTCATTGAATTAAATCGGTCTGTTTATTGTAGGAAGCCATACCTGAGATCCACTGGCCATCTTCAAATTTAAAGCTCTGGCTGCCAAGATTCATCATCGGGTATCCATATTCCAGACCTAATTCAATCTCCCGTGTTGACCGATCCAActgacaaaaacattaaattatggTTTGGCCTCTGAATACATATTAGTTTATGTGAAATGCATCTTACCAACAGAAACTTTTACTTACTGTATGTAGATTGGAAAGGGAAGCAGACTTCCGAGGAGGGGTTTTCTTGGGACTAAAAGTGTTGCCAAACAAGGGCATTTTGAAGTAAAAGTCCAACCTGCTTCAACACAAAATATAATTCAGTAACGTTACGTGTTAGTTTTTAGCATTAATCGCTGTAGCCAACATATAATGACTGTCCAGATCAGGCTCTAATTACAAATATGCAGTTATTAACTGCCAGTTAACCAAACCAAAGGCAATTAATCTTGATTTCAAAATGACTCGGATAACAAGGCAAGACGTTATCTTCGAGAGACTATTACTATCAGCAAGTAACAAGCAAGCAGCTAgttatgaatatatttattattaaatatatagagAGAGCGCAACTGCTTTtggaaaataaatgtatgtataaagTAAAAAGCTTACACTGCTGCTTCAGTTTCTCCTCACTATTGTTTCAACGATATTCCTAAAGCCAAAGACATGTATAAACAAAAGGCTAATTCCGGGGGGAGCCTAGCAACGCCGGAAGTTCAATTTTACAAGTTAAAAGTACCTTTCCAAAAAATTCTACAACTAATAAatatgtgacattttttttaatcgttttAAGGGTAAATTGTTtttcaaaaagtgtttttgaaaaacaacAATGTATAATAAACCACTGCTATGATTCAGTACATTATAAACATTCTTGAGAAGCCTTCCCAGTAAGCTAGGAggcttaaataataataataataataataataataataataataaaaataaaaattcatgtGATATTcctcaatttttatttaaatgatttaacacTATACTTCCATAtaacataaattataaaaagtatgatataaatatataatattgctAATAAATCTATATAAACATATACTGACAGGTGTACCTgaattaaattaactgttaaCACGGGCCGAcaataaaacagatttatttttctttctttttttaataaaagcaaaAGGGAGCTTTGGTTTGCTTTATTAAAGAGTTGTcaagtttttgtaaaaaaaaaaaaagaaaaaaagaaaaaagaaaaccacCCATGCCCCTAGTGGCTGAATGCTCCACTTTGAACAAAAAAGATCCATCTCTCTGCCTTGCAGCCTTTAGGACCTCACAGTCTGGACGGTTTAGTTAAACTTGAGCGCAACTTAAGGCGCACATGTTCTGTCCGTTGATTTGGGGCAGGCGAATGAATTAAAAGTATGATTTTGAAGGAATAAAACACCCAAACCTTTTGCTTGACATTTCAAGGGATTTACTGCTTTAACAAACAGTTCCTGGTTGAAGAGAAGATCTAAAGTCTTAGGTGGGTTGACTGTCCTCCCAGCAAGCCTCTGTTTTAGCTTGCTACTTAGctgattttttaaatgaagactaacttatatttaacattttaataatcaagtTTTAATAttctagttttcattttatcctgtggtgttttaaaataataattactaaGGTAAAGAATTCTTTAAACGCGACCTCGCTGCAGCAGTTCGGGTAGCTTGCTAATTGGCTACTAGGAGAATTGTAAAGAGATTTTTTATACGAAACGCCGCAGAAAACGTCCGTTagaatttaattataaaatattaaactctaGAAATATGTTTTAGATGTTTGTTGGTACTGTTTTGTGCCTGTATATAAAATTCGTCATTGATATTAATCGGTGTAAACAAACCTGAAGTTGACAGCATTAGCGGGCTAGCCGAGCGCTAGCTAGCATTAAAGCTAACCCGAATCCCGTGCAAGTTAACTTTCTCATTAATGTGTTACTCTGACAGTTTCTTTCAACGTTAAGTCGgtaaaaatgtgttatatattCTAAATTATATTGAGGAGTGTTTCAAGTATCGCTGAAGGATTGGTGTTAGTTGTTTTTGATATCTCAAGTCCGGAGAGAGTTGCTTTTAGTGGGTGTTTTTCTTAGGCGAGCTCGGGGATGTGCTCTCACTTGCTTATCTCACATTTTAGGCCTTAGACATTATATATCTGTAATACATACTGTTTGTGCATATAATTATGTTTTAGTTGCCAACGTTGTGCATAATTAAGTCTATAAAAGTTGTAGTCTTTTGTCTTTTCGTGACTAATTAATGCTTAATGATTCACTTGCTAGTTAGAATGATGAAAACCTataactgaaatgttttcaCGTAACATTTTGTCTTTTGGGTTTTATAAAACCACatagtaaatgtatgttttgccGCTACAAAAcgttgttttttgttgttgttgttatgctTTTTTCCTTCATAATGGTTATTTGTTCTGTTTGTGATGGGTTACAGCTATGGATCCAGAACGACAGAAGCGTAAGGAAGAAATTCAGAAAGCTTTGGGATTCATTCAGTAAGTTTGTAGATTtttgtgctgctcttctcttctgctctgttccaaaattgctaaatgtatttgtcttttttgcCATAGGTCATCTTTGCCTTTCCCTGAACCTGAAGGATATGAGGTATGATTTATGTGTAATATTTCCAAAGAAAAAATGCCCCACCTAGACAATCCATATTTATTGAATTTCATCATCTTAATTTAAATGGAAAGTCTCTTCCTTTCTTCTGCAGGCATTCCTGACTCAGCTAGTATGTAATTTGCTGGATGAAGGTAATGCAGTGTATCGTGATGGAGAGTGGAGACAGGCAGCAGTCCATTATGGCGAGGGTGTGAATGTA from Ctenopharyngodon idella isolate HZGC_01 chromosome 12, HZGC01, whole genome shotgun sequence carries:
- the pdap1a gene encoding pdgfa associated protein 1a; translation: MPRGGRKGHKGRGKQFSNPEEIDRQMKAQRELEANEGAERGSSSESEEESSSDDEQPKRKGVEGLIEIENPNRTAHKSKKVVEIDVNAPKELSRREREEIEKQKAKERYMKLHLEGKTDQARADLARLAIIKKQREDAARKREELRKEKEAEEAKSKR
- the slc16a8 gene encoding monocarboxylate transporter 3; translation: MGITVEVRETEGAPDGGWGWIVLLGGFVITGFSYAFPKAISVYFKELMQDFGCGYRDTAWISSILLAMLYGSGPVSSIMVNKFGCRPVMLVGGLLASGGMICASFTTNIIQLYLTAGVMTGLGLALNFQPSLIMLGTYFDKRRPLANGLAAAGSPVFLSVLSPLGQELLNRYGWRGGFLITGGLLLNCCTCAAVMRPLQRKKRTAIACSLELKEMLPPEAGQENIICENNNDKKPTKKKLLDFSVLCNRGLIIYIIAKFIVVLGLFVPTILLVNYAKDQGVPDQDAAFLLSIIGFIDIFARPTCGLLAGLKWIRPKMPYFFSLALLFNGLTDVCSAKSTDYKGLVIFCVFFGLSYGMVGALQFEVLMSIVGTSSFSSALGLVLLIEAVAVLIGPPSAGNLVDKYKNYELIFYMAGGELIIAGLFLALATFFCLNQKKHKDSQQKNHGDCGNQS
- the cby1 gene encoding protein chibby homolog 1 → MPLFGNTFSPKKTPPRKSASLSNLHTLDRSTREIELGLEYGYPMMNLGSQSFKFEDGQWISESGGNVSGREVQRLKKRNLQLEEENNLLRLKIEVLLDMLSESTAETHLIQKELENMSRRKK